A single genomic interval of Cellvibrio sp. PSBB023 harbors:
- a CDS encoding baseplate J/gp47 family protein — MSEATLASTSPVRQLHVRDGMSQQRRYLPALASGYFNVDEMTREQLLTQMQDYARLVNMAGVDFSAEDIDPVLFARDEIMVMAQILSIDINELERRFKARMLQEVDDLQWTISEADNPASVAGIMRLLDRWLHLLKHPQSSAGEAVYGLLESVVRGYARELIRVRGAMPVAIQQSNYYTDDFLRLVSAAEPTAETAAQPIDSINVRAQFASLLKAVDMVQQSARAHLPESLSSKNHDPALALRVAFSGLYQQLQQRLNQFTLNFIDFYFDQVLQTKPRALQPDHVFLVIEPGTAERHVVLGKGTEFFAGIDSHSRDIIYASNDEVVITDAQVHSLYSLFFPRVSLDFRTKAIVEQQSTASDFAKKNNPQTKRSQVELADGAWLNTINADARADKKQRDKYQPQALFGAPRFDLSGDGRSSDQAQSARLGFAVASNVLWLREGQRQISIHLGFESLRNQPWTKLVNILRHLPNIKDSIADDKAKFFAYFSKMFQLALTTADGWLEISEYKPSYQSTDAKVKPNAVQLAFLLPENAPAICAYNPDIHGDQLTTRLPVLRCTLRENYLQYPYDILRQLVLRDVRINVDVQGCHDLLLHNNIGQLSPLSPFQPFGPMPEVGSYFIVGHEETRSKQLLDWNLDIEWSGLPTVNGGFKQWYQGYQQPRENAQFVAGVSVLSDGRWKTANQQIGLFEQGLKNGNTHLKSRSRLSAASAIPYANPQAVTPNQKPFVYTPQTRNGLFKFTLQGPASAFGHREYSNVLAEVLTHNTRVKHPRLARPIPNPPYTPEMNSIRLNYTAQAIITLADTSREQDALYQDQYFHLHPLGWEMISPLRHPRLYFLPQYAEAGSLFIGITASDIQQLHLLFHLKNNSLPLDDTQLAQINQQENTNRRSIGDFISWHYLSNNQWRPLDMRCLLSDSTQGFMTTGIVTLAMPEKMTKDNSIMPGGLYWLKVTANHWLQGFSELFSVYAQAVKASWQAGDHPDASAMNLPADTIKRLRRTVPGISGVMQIDSSFGGVPAESRQHLRTRISERLRHKNRALTPLDYEMLILEQFPQVHKVKCFANLRTNPQAPISPGHCLIIPIPHQAPENANHFQPFFDGHTILSIKEFVQALAPGAIKIAVENPVYEEIQVRCAVHFKKGLHPGRHQNLLNQALCHYLSPWMPQGNAVHFGWSLSEQEIKSFIQSLDYIDYVTDFSLLRIAPQRDGLFILDDTAAPDPSGKLNHHFTPTYPWSTAVPIRHHYLQTTELHRQIRAERTGMDELEVGSTFIISE, encoded by the coding sequence ATGAGCGAAGCGACCCTCGCATCAACATCGCCTGTGCGACAACTGCATGTCCGCGACGGCATGAGCCAACAGCGCCGCTATTTACCGGCGCTCGCATCAGGCTATTTCAATGTTGATGAAATGACGCGCGAACAATTGCTGACGCAAATGCAGGATTATGCTCGCCTGGTGAACATGGCAGGCGTGGATTTTTCTGCAGAAGATATTGATCCTGTATTGTTTGCCCGCGATGAAATTATGGTGATGGCACAAATCCTGTCCATCGATATCAATGAATTGGAGCGCCGCTTTAAAGCGCGCATGTTGCAAGAAGTAGATGACCTGCAGTGGACTATCAGCGAAGCAGATAACCCTGCATCAGTTGCCGGTATTATGCGATTGCTGGATCGCTGGCTGCATCTGTTAAAACACCCACAAAGCAGTGCCGGCGAAGCCGTCTATGGCTTGTTGGAAAGTGTTGTTCGCGGTTATGCGCGTGAATTAATTCGCGTGCGTGGAGCCATGCCGGTAGCGATCCAGCAATCCAATTATTACACCGATGATTTCTTGCGCCTGGTATCGGCAGCGGAGCCAACCGCTGAGACTGCAGCCCAGCCGATTGATAGTATTAATGTTCGCGCGCAATTTGCCTCACTGCTGAAAGCAGTCGACATGGTACAACAAAGTGCACGCGCCCATTTACCCGAGTCCCTGTCCAGTAAAAACCATGATCCGGCATTGGCATTGCGCGTCGCTTTTAGCGGCCTTTACCAGCAATTGCAGCAACGCCTTAATCAATTCACCTTGAATTTTATTGATTTTTATTTTGACCAGGTGCTGCAAACCAAACCCCGTGCACTGCAACCGGACCATGTATTTCTGGTGATTGAACCCGGCACAGCCGAACGCCATGTGGTATTGGGCAAGGGCACTGAATTTTTTGCCGGCATTGATTCGCACAGCCGCGATATTATTTATGCCAGTAATGATGAGGTTGTCATTACAGATGCTCAAGTGCACTCGCTGTACAGTTTATTTTTTCCGCGTGTCAGCCTGGACTTTCGCACCAAAGCCATTGTTGAACAACAAAGTACCGCTTCCGATTTTGCCAAAAAAAATAATCCGCAAACGAAACGCAGCCAGGTTGAGCTGGCGGATGGAGCCTGGTTAAACACCATTAACGCCGATGCCCGCGCCGATAAAAAACAACGCGACAAATACCAACCCCAAGCATTATTTGGTGCACCACGATTTGACTTGAGCGGCGATGGTCGCAGCAGCGATCAGGCCCAGAGTGCACGCCTGGGGTTTGCGGTGGCGAGCAACGTATTGTGGTTGCGAGAAGGGCAGAGGCAGATCAGTATTCACCTTGGTTTTGAAAGCCTGCGCAATCAACCCTGGACTAAACTTGTCAATATTTTGCGGCACTTGCCCAATATCAAAGATTCGATTGCCGACGATAAAGCAAAGTTTTTTGCCTATTTCAGCAAAATGTTCCAGTTGGCGTTAACCACGGCCGATGGTTGGCTGGAAATTAGCGAATACAAACCCTCCTACCAGTCTACCGATGCCAAGGTCAAACCCAATGCGGTACAGTTGGCCTTTTTGTTACCGGAAAATGCCCCGGCAATTTGCGCTTATAACCCCGACATTCACGGCGATCAATTAACGACTCGCCTGCCGGTCTTGCGCTGCACCCTCAGGGAAAATTATTTACAGTATCCCTACGATATTTTGCGGCAGCTGGTATTGCGCGATGTGCGTATCAATGTGGATGTACAAGGCTGTCACGATTTGTTGTTGCACAATAATATTGGCCAACTGTCACCGCTATCGCCTTTCCAACCCTTTGGCCCTATGCCGGAAGTCGGCTCGTATTTTATTGTCGGCCACGAAGAAACTCGCAGCAAACAATTGCTGGACTGGAATCTGGATATTGAATGGAGCGGGCTGCCCACCGTCAATGGCGGCTTCAAACAGTGGTATCAGGGCTATCAACAACCCCGTGAAAATGCGCAATTTGTTGCCGGTGTGAGTGTGCTTAGCGATGGCCGCTGGAAAACAGCAAACCAACAAATAGGATTATTTGAACAAGGGTTAAAGAATGGCAATACGCATTTGAAAAGCCGCAGTAGATTATCAGCTGCCAGCGCCATTCCCTATGCTAATCCGCAAGCGGTCACACCCAATCAAAAACCCTTTGTTTACACACCGCAAACCCGCAATGGTTTATTCAAATTTACCTTACAAGGCCCTGCCAGCGCCTTTGGCCATCGCGAATATTCCAATGTGCTAGCCGAAGTGTTAACCCACAATACCCGCGTTAAACATCCGCGCTTGGCGCGTCCTATTCCCAACCCGCCTTACACGCCGGAAATGAATAGCATTCGTTTAAATTACACCGCGCAGGCTATTATTACGCTGGCAGATACCAGTCGCGAACAGGATGCTTTGTACCAGGATCAATATTTTCACCTGCACCCTCTCGGCTGGGAAATGATTTCGCCACTGCGCCATCCACGCCTGTATTTTTTGCCGCAATATGCTGAAGCCGGTTCGCTGTTTATTGGTATTACTGCCAGCGACATACAGCAATTACATTTACTGTTTCATTTAAAAAATAATTCACTGCCGCTGGATGACACCCAACTCGCCCAAATTAACCAGCAGGAAAATACCAATCGCCGCAGCATTGGCGACTTTATCAGTTGGCACTACCTCAGTAATAACCAATGGCGTCCATTGGATATGCGCTGCCTGTTAAGTGACTCAACCCAGGGCTTTATGACAACCGGCATAGTCACATTGGCGATGCCGGAAAAAATGACCAAAGACAACAGCATTATGCCCGGCGGTTTGTATTGGCTCAAAGTCACCGCCAATCACTGGCTGCAAGGCTTCAGCGAATTATTTTCCGTCTATGCACAGGCGGTAAAAGCCAGTTGGCAGGCGGGTGATCACCCCGATGCCAGCGCCATGAATTTACCGGCAGATACCATTAAACGCCTGCGCAGAACAGTGCCCGGCATTAGTGGTGTGATGCAAATTGACAGTTCCTTTGGCGGTGTTCCGGCGGAGAGTCGCCAGCATTTACGCACCCGTATCAGCGAGCGACTGCGCCATAAAAACCGTGCACTGACACCGCTGGATTATGAAATGCTGATCCTTGAGCAATTTCCCCAGGTACATAAAGTCAAATGCTTTGCCAACCTGCGCACTAACCCGCAGGCCCCCATCAGCCCCGGTCATTGCTTGATTATTCCTATCCCTCACCAAGCACCAGAAAACGCCAATCACTTCCAGCCTTTTTTTGATGGCCATACCATTTTATCCATCAAGGAATTTGTGCAGGCACTCGCGCCCGGCGCAATAAAAATTGCAGTGGAAAATCCGGTGTATGAAGAGATTCAAGTGCGCTGCGCTGTGCATTTTAAAAAAGGGCTTCACCCTGGTCGCCACCAGAATTTACTCAATCAGGCACTGTGTCATTATCTTTCGCCCTGGATGCCTCAGGGAAATGCCGTGCATTTTGGCTGGAGCCTGAGTGAGCAGGAAATAAAATCCTTTATCCAAAGCCTGGATTACATTGATTACGTCACTGATTTTTCACTGCTGCGTATCGCACCACAACGTGACGGTTTATTTATTCTTGATGATACGGCCGCACCGGACCCAAGCGGAAAACTAAACCATCACTTTACGCCGACTTATCCCTGGAGCACGGCAGTGCCCATTCGCCATCACTACTTGCAAACCACTGAGTTGCATCGCCAGATCCGCGCCGAACGCACCGGCATGGATGAGCTGGAAGTAGGTAGCACCTTTATTATTTCTGAATAG